A region of Tigriopus californicus strain San Diego chromosome 7, Tcal_SD_v2.1, whole genome shotgun sequence DNA encodes the following proteins:
- the LOC131883890 gene encoding uncharacterized protein LOC131883890 → MNNQRNFARGSEATSSVRLRRRKDVNPSEGTKKRNRHSGDFFVWSGHNNNGNRLSQDWSYVVPQAPSSLMVSSTTNRKNYGLVDDPSPLSMPYSPVVAAAIAAHRQQQRSSSNGRIDEEEGFMETLDRKIPPSVRPIARENSRFLETSSDFVTSKSRLLNGNRRSCDVSQFHVEEYQGRAEPVKKRPLSVVGNSSFLPNNSNINNNNIINNSKSKLQISHSNKFGFSSKGKKLAKSTDHLIKRSYPELREAVSEVGALDTMFETTTNVSTVVAQQSNVSLSVGTTICKGLMWQQRDKIFSRWKERFFILTQDYLQCFKKGSSRMTEMGGFIFKLKLSDVNEVELLDKKGYLTVSLLLNKEGKILLRKPEGIREWFATLKECVQQSKERKGLMKSTKEFWSKRQFTDSNSMEQFADKQQGRAGGRRFHHRSHVGLYSPEKQTTDYGFIDAPPPKSMSEVNVKLAASTDALNLNNKPAAKNYHISSTEAPPPYSTGSEVHSKNLNHRTNTRDSSSSHKSQDSGIDSIEKQHGHLNGKHSANQICSTSTSSASTTPGSDSQSSGIGGGGGGGGEGVPTVVSRHNRNNLDLDPSKRHSEYLNEVVDKFPQLWLKRDRSSCDVGSRLQESAYPSIQERKPNRNSMVVNSEQDYYYQLQSRRQANSKMSNNPTNGQALRPQVTKL, encoded by the exons ATGAACAATCAAAGGAACTTTGCCCGGGGATCCGAGGCTACCTCGTCCGTGAGGTTAAGGCGGAGAAAAGATGTCAATCCCAGTGAAGGGACCAAAAAGCGGAACCGCCATTCAGGGGATTTCTTCGTCTGGTCCGGGCACAATAACAACGGCAATCGACTCTCTCAGGATTGGAGTTACGTGGTTCCTCAAGCGCCGTCCAGTCTGATGGTGTCCTCAACCACCAATCGCAAGAATTATGGCCTTGTGGATGACCCCAGCCCGCTATCTATGCCTTACTCACCGGTGGTGGCGGCGGCCATCGCCGCCCATCGACAGCAACAAAGGTCGTCCAGTAATGGTCGAATCGACGAAGAGGAAGGCTTCATGGAGACTTTGGATCGGAAGATACCGCCTTCGGTTCGACCAATTGCTCGGGAAAACTCCAGGTTCCTGGAGACGTCCTCAGATTTTGTCACCTCCAAGTCAAGGCTGCTAAACGGAAACCGTCGGAGTTGTGACGTGTCACAATTTCACGTGGAAGAGTATCAAGGACGAGCAGAACCGGTGAAGAAACGCCCACTCTCCGTGGTCGGAAACAGCTCGTTTCTGCCAAACAACAGCAAtatcaacaataacaacatcaTTAACAACAGCAAAAGCAAGCTTCAGATCAGTCATTCCAACAAATTTGGATTCTCCTCCAAAGGCAAGAAACTGGCAAAG TCCACCGATCATCTTATCAAACGGTCGTATCCAGAACTAAGAGAGGCCGTGAGTGAGGTTGGAGCTCTGGATACGATGTTCGAGACGACCACCAATGTGTCCACCGTGGTGGCCCAACAGTCCAATGTGTCCCTGAGTGTGGGCACGACCATTTGCAAGGGCCTCATGTGGCAACAACGGGACAAGATCTTCTCTCGGTGGAAGGAGCGCTTCTTCATCCTCACTCAAGACTATCTGCAATGCTTCAAAAAAGGCTCCTCGCGGATGACCGAAATGGGAGGATTCATATTCAAGCTCAAACTCTCTGAT GTGAATGAAGTGGAGCTCTTGGATAAGAAAGGTTACCTGACAGTTTCGCTCCTTTTGAACAAGGAGGGGAAAATTTTGCTCCGGAAACCTGAGGGCATCCGAGAATGGTTTGCCACCCTCAAG GAATGCGTGCAACAAAGCAAGGAACGGAAAGGTCTGATGAAGTCGACCAAGGAGTTCTGGTCCAAGCGGCAATTCACTGATTCCAATTCAATGGAACAATTCGCAGACAAACAGCAAGGTCGAGCGG GTGGTCGACGCTTCCATCATCGAAGCCATGTGGGTCTCTACAGCCCGGAGAAACAGACCACGGATTATGGATTCATTGATGCACCCCCGCCCAAGTCCATGAGTGAGGTCAATGTCAAATTGGCTGCCTCCACAGACGCCCTGAACTTGAACAATAAGCCTGCAGCCAAAAACTACCACATCAGTTCGACTGAGGCGCCTCCACCTTATTCCACGGGCTCTGAAGTTCACTCCAAAAATCTTAATCATCGTACAAACACGCGGGATTCGTCCTCCAGTCACAAGAGTCAGGATTCCGGCATAGATTCGATCGAAAAGCAGCATG GTCACTTGAATGGGAAGCACTCGGCCAACCAGATCTGTTCGACCTCTACCAGCTCAGCATCCACTACACCCGGCTCTGATAGTCAGAGCTCGGGTATCGGAGGAGGAGGGGGCGGAGGGGGAGAGGGCGTGCCCACCGTGGTTTCACGACACAATCGGAATAATCTCGACTTGGATCCGTCCAAGCGGCACTCCGAGTacttgaatgaagttgtgGACAAATTCCCCCAACTCTGGCTTAAACGAG ATCGATCCTCGTGCGATGTCGGATCGCGGCTGCAAGAATCGGCTTATCCTTCGATTCAAGAGAGGAAACCCAATCGAAACAGCATGGTTGTGAACAGTGAACAAGACTACTATTACCAATTGCAATCCAGACGACAAGCCAATTCAAAGATGAGCAACAATCCCACCAATGGTCAAGCTCTACGTCCACAAGTCACCAAGCTATGA
- the LOC131883888 gene encoding xanthine dehydrogenase/oxidase-like, giving the protein MEVSHEVRFLVNQKKQVVKNATPELTLSSYLRKVLHLTGTKIGCNEGGCGSCTVTCSEVNPSSGQVEHKAINACLTKVIGLQGKAITTVEGLGSAKDPHPIQDRIHKFHGSQCGFCTPGMVMSMHAKLREGDVTDIEDIQKCLQGNLCRCTGYRPILEGFDTFCSHQTKVDLSCEEYEDVLDLSTNDYKAYSTKCDPVITADELLDLKQGLQFVDNKVTYYTPSSLDELKRLQKTLGNIRIIAGGTGYYHVKCQYPPAIPTININNIPELHEYSLANNTLEIGSATTLSQFEAILKKEPTSPISAVFLISLRKLASPQIRNVATLGGSILWGHPSSDLMPIYMGLGCSILVQTMDESQTVLLKPGFSKCSIPENGIITKIMIPLLDDTHVIRYYRQSKRQEFDLAFATACFTASKDGTTLTDVKIVVGGSENLVPIAKYPEIVEAKTLANVIKLKGSLATNDECLEAIQADVPVSPNAPGSQHILRISCILEFTRLFLEQLGGVARNQDIAQERQRSKLVYNKPCQDEVAITKPIAHMWGAEQSCGSAVYIDDITPLQDEMQVVLVQSTRAHALIKKIDFEASLRVPGVMGVISGADVEQKRKLWGLIVPDEPIFAEEEVNYYGQIIAGIVCKTIEAGELAADKFIIEYEDLEAILSIPKAVELNSKLLQDQTLKRKQKISTSQTKTQNIKGGLKMSGQEHFYMEPHSSLAIPIGEKDELLVYNSTQEPDNTASKLSLATGIPCHKIEVKCKRAGGGFGGKERMHTAIIAALAAVKFGCSIRLVFTRKVDMEVTGHRHELKVDYDMDVDESGKIQRVKFDSAINGGATLDLSSVWAQLLTLRIDGGYTLLDFDMNSMICKTNTSSNTAYRGFGGPEGTLAIENAIEKIAWQLNLTPEEVRWKNLTRDGDLLHQSDGKIEGCTLEQCWNECNNVFQSEKALVEEFNRRSKTVKRGISMVPIKFDTTMGTKTGQQGIAYIRIFKDGSILLSHGGVEMGQGLHTKMIQVASKALDVPFEKIHIKETSSDAAPNAIPTGGSTGADLNGPAVIQACETLRERLRPFQETNPEGSWEDHVMKAFTEKVCLAAVGYFDQSKVNFDFATNTGSFSDYKVYGVGMVVSEVNMQTGRVIVLATSIFMDCGKSLNPAIDIGQIEGGFVQGLGYVTTEQLLMDPKSGQLLTTGPGTYKIPTVADTPLRMDVKLITNRTGGPTSFVYSSKGVGEPPLLLGCAGTYCSIRGAIASYRRDNGNMDWFDLPVPVTPDRVRMASEDPILKKIVSTLPQIPDEEKYGIEM; this is encoded by the coding sequence ATGGAAGTGTCTCACGAAGTTCGCTTCCTTGtgaaccaaaaaaagcaagttgTGAAAAATGCAACTCCCGAGCTAACTTTAAGCTCATATCTACGAAAAGTTCTACATTTAACCGGGACCAAGATTGGTTGTAATGAAGGTGGGTGTGGTTCTTGCACGGTCACTTGTTCCGAGGTCAATCCCAGCTCCGGCCAGGTGGAGCACAAAGCCATCAATGCCTGCTTGACCAAAGTGATCGGACTACAAGGGAAGGCAATAACCACTGTGGAGGGTTTGGGCTCGGCCAAGGATCCTCATCCCATCCAAGATCGGATTCACAAGTTCCATGGATCCCAATGTGGATTTTGCACTCCAGGAATGGTCATGTCCATGCATGCCAAGTTGAGAGAAGGGGATGTGACGGACATTGAGGATATTCAAAAATGTCTCCAAGGAAACCTCTGTCGTTGCACGGGCTATCGACCCATCTTGGAAGGATTCGACACCTTTTGTTCCCACCAAACCAAAGTAGATTTGAGTTGTGAGGAATATGAGGACGTCTTGGACTTGAGCACCAATGATTACAAGGCATATTCTACAAAATGTGATCCTGTAATCACCGCTGATGAGTTGCTTGATCTCAAGCAGGGTCTTCAGTTTGTTGACAACAAGGTAACTTATTACACCCCTTCCTCTTTGGACGAATTGAAGCGCCTGCAGAAAACTCTTGGCAATATCCGCATTATTGCTGGGGGAACTGGCTACTATCATGTCAAATGCCAATATCCACCTGCAATCCCAACCATCAACATAAACAATATTCCTGAGTTACATGAATATTCTCTTGCAAATAACACCCTTGAGATTGGTTCTGCCACAACATTAAGCCAATTTGAAGCTATTCTAAAAAAAGAACCGACCTCTCCGATTTCTGCGGTTTTTCTTATCTCGCTGAGAAAGTTGGCTAGTCCCCAGATCAGAAATGTAGCCACTTTAGGTGGGTCAATTCTTTGGGGTCATCCGTCGTCTGATCTCATGCCTATTTACATGGGGTTGGGATGCAGCATTTTGGTTCAAACCATGGATGAGAGTCAAACTGTGTTGCTAAAGCCCGGATTCTCCAAGTGCTCCATTCCTGAAAATGGCATCATCACAAAGATCATGATTCCACTCCTGGACGACACTCATGTGATTCGTTACTATCGACAATCCAAAAGACAAGAGTTTGATTTGGCTTTTGCCACAGCTTGCTTCACAGCATCAAAGgatggaacaactttgacaGATGTGaagattgttgttggtggatcagaaaATTTGGTCCCCATTGCTAAATACCCTGAAATTGTGGAGGCTAAAACTTTGGCAAATGTTATAAAGCTAAAAGGAAGCTTGGCCACCAATGATGAATGTCTTGAAGCAATTCAAGCTGATGTTCCAGTGAGTCCTAATGCTCCAGGTTCACAACACATTCTCCGAATTAGCTGTATTTTAGAATTCACAAGGTTGtttcttgaacaactcggCGGAGTTGCTCGGAACCAGGATATTGCTCAGGAACGCCAAAGAAGCAAGTTGGTATACAACAAACCATGCCAAGATGAAGTGGCCATCACTAAACCCATTGCTCACATGTGGGGAGCTGAGCAAAGTTGTGGCTCTGCTGTCTACATTGATGATATCACAccacttcaagatgaaatgcaAGTAGTACTTGTTCAAAGCACAAGAGCTCATGCCCTGATCAAGAAAATAGATTTTGAGGCCTCCTTGAGAGTTCCTGGAGTGATGGGTGTTATATCTGGAGCGGATGTGGAACAGAAAAGAAAGCTTTGGGGTTTGATTGTTCCTGACGAGCCCATCTttgcagaagaagaagtaaaCTATTATGGTCAAATAATTGCTGGAATAGTTTGCAAAACTATTGAAGCAGGGGAGCTAGCTGCTGATAAATTCATCATTGAATATGAAGACCTTGAAGCCATTTTATCCATCCCCAAGGCTGTCGAATTGAACAGTAAGCTGTTACAAGATCAAACCTTGAAGAGAAAACAGAAGATATCCACCTCCCAAACCAAGACTCAAAACATCAAAGGAGGATTAAAAATGAGTGGTCAAGAGCATTTCTACATGGAGCCTCATAGTTCCTTAGCCATTCCAATTGGGGAAAAGGATGAGCTATTGGTGTATAACAGCACCCAGGAGCCGGATAATACTGCATCAAAATTGAGCTTGGCAACTGGAATTCCATGTCATAAGATTGAGGTGAAGTGTAAACGTGCCGGCGGCGGttttggaggaaaagaaagaatgcACACCGCCATCATTGCTGCCTTGGCAGCAGTCAAGTTTGGTTGCTCAATCAGGCTCGTCTTTACTCGAAAAGTCGACATGGAAGTAACCGGACATCGTCACGAGCTCAAAGTGGATTATGATATGGATGTTGATGAGTCTGGAAAGATCCAAAGAGTGAAGTTTGACAGCGCAATTAACGGAGGAGCTACTTTGGACCTTAGTAGTGTGTGGGCTCAACTTCTTACTCTTAGGATTGATGGTGGATACACACTCTTGGACTTTGATATGAATTCGATGATTTGCAAGACGAACACTTCATCGAATACGGCTTACCGTGGATTTGGAGGACCTGAGGGAACATTGGCCATAGAAAACGCCATAGAAAAGATTGCATGGCAACTCAACTTGACTCCAGAAGAGGTCCGATGGAAGAACTTGACAAGAGATGGCGATTTACTCCATCAAAGTGATGGTAAAATCGAGGGATGTACTTTGGAACAATGTTGGAACGAATGTAACAATGTTTTCCAATCGGAAAAAGCACTTGTGGAAGAGTTTAATCGAAGATCAAAAACTGTTAAACGAGGGATTTCCATGGTCCCCATCAAGTTTGATACTACCATGGGAACAAAAACCGGTCAACAAGGCATTGCTTATATTCGAATTTTCAAGGACGGGTCCATCCTGTTGTCCCATGGAGGTGTGGAAATGGGCCAAGGTCTTCACACCAAGATGATCCAAGTGGCGAGCAAAGCTTTAGATGTACCATTTGAGAAGATTCATATTAAGGAGACGTCTAGTGATGCAGCTCCTAACGCAATTCCTACTGGGGGCTCAACAGGTGCTGATTTGAACGGACCAGCGGTTATCCAGGCCTGTGAAACCCTAAGAGAACGCCTCCGACCATTCCAAGAAACTAATCCTGAAGGTTCTTGGGAGGATCATGTCATGAAAGCATTCACAGAAAAGGTTTGCTTGGCCGCAGTCGGATATTTTGATCAATCCAAGGTCAATTTCGATTTTGCCACGAACACGGGCTCCTTCTCAGACTACAAGGTTTATGGTGTTGGTATGGTGGTGAGCGAGGTGAACATGCAAACAGGGAGGGTGATTGTTTTAGCCACGAGCATTTTCATGGATTGTGGGAAATCTCTGAACCCTGCCATTGACATTGGGCAAATTGAAGGAGGTTTTGTTCAAGGTTTGGGCTATGTTACAACAGAGCAATTGCTGATGGATCCAAAGAGCGGCCAACTGCTAACTACTGGTCCAGGAACCTATAAGATTCCAACCGTGGCAGACACTCCTCTACGGATGGACGTCAAATTGATAACGAATCGAACCGGTGGTCCAACCAGCTTTGTGTACTCTTCAAAAGGCGTTGGAGAACCTCCGCTTCTATTGGGATGTGCAGGCACCTATTGCTCTATCAGGGGTGCCATTGCGTCTTACAGGAGGGACAATGGAAATATGGATTGGTTTGACCTACCAGTCCCGGTGACGCCCGACAGAGTAAGGATGGCTTCAGAAGATCCCATTTTGAAGAAGATTGTGTCTACCTTGCCACAGATACCGGACGAAGAAAAATATGGTATTGAAATGTAA